Sequence from the Opisthocomus hoazin isolate bOpiHoa1 chromosome 7, bOpiHoa1.hap1, whole genome shotgun sequence genome:
ataaaagaAGAGTTAAGTTGGTAGGCATCTGCTTAAAATTAATGCATATAATTGTGAGAATACAAGATATGTTCCAGTATACTCTGTTCGCTAAGACATTGCATTAACAGATTAATCTTATCCTAAAGAAAATCATGCAAGTTTAGCATGTTCAAAGTTTTACTCTGTAGTCAGCTCACAGTAGCAAGAGCATGGAGGAACAGAGGGGATAATATTTGATTTCTGATGGATAATTAATTGATTGTATCCCTGTGAGCAATGTTTCTGTTCATCCTGCCATTCTCTTTCATATTCCCCTTCCTGcaagcttttttcctcctcttttctctgcttgttttttttggcatttctgttctgagtttggtttttttttttcccctcatgtttTTCTTAAGCAGGAGGGGACCATGGCTGACAGAAACCAGGCCTGAAAATCAGGGTGTTGTCCTTGTTCCTAGCTGTGACACAGTTTGCCCACTGTGTATCCCCTAGCTTCAGGGTAGGGATCTGCTGTTCAAACTGCTTGCTTCTTGTGAGGGAGTAAGAGAAGATACTGAGTAAAGACTGTTTACTAAAAATATCTGCTTTTATCTTTCAGAGACAGAGATTGTGACTATCAGAGTTTGactggcagagcccagcacctTTCCAGAGTGAAGCTTTTCTTGTGTTTTACTGCTGCTGACAGTCACTGCTGCCCATTTCCAAGGCTACTCATGTAGGTCTCTACTTCCACAGGACTTCACTATATTTATGTCAGTGGGCATTTGGCAGGTTTCCGAATTGAAATCTGCATTGTTTAATGCTCACAGAGCTACTGTCATAATCTTGCCCATTTTACCAAGCAGCTTCAGCCCCTCCTTATGGCTTTGGGGTTTTAATTAGTGGAGCAGTTCCCTGCCTACCACAAAACTAGTGGAGGGCCTTAGCATgcagttaatttaaaaaagatgtatttttctaGCCAACTACCAGACCATTAACAAGAATATTTCTTCCATTCAGACCCTGTGTGCTTAAGTAAATACCGTATTAATACAGATTACCTTACCCTCGATGATGGCTGGATATCTTCGTCTCTCAAGATTTCTTTAATTGTGAGTTGCCCTCTGGGAGTCTGCTCAGTGGTTGCAAACACAGCATTCCAATTACCCGGGGCAACATGACATGTGTCCACAATGGAGATGACTTTGGATTCTGGCTTGCCCTTTGTACATGTGCTGCTGCGACTGCCGACTCCTGCAGGGAGTAAAATTGTATCTAAGACCTATGAATAGTGAAATCAGAACCGGAATGGAGAAACATTCAtttcagaagagaggaaaatgcATTCTAAGcctgaaagaatttctttctattcTGCATGGACTAGCTATGAAGGTTACTAAAGATGTTAGCACCGTAAAAGGCATAGGAAGATGATGGGGAACCAACTCAGAGAGGGATATCTGTGCTTCCAAATTAAATTCATTGTTCTGGTAGTTTTCCATTGGGTGAATTGCCAAAAGAAGAGCTAGCATGCAAGATGAGGCAGCAGAAACATTGAGGTAGGGGAAGTATTTTATCAGAGGCTCATACGCAAATTTATAGTATTTATACCAATTAACTACAGGCAAAATGACTGCTCAGGTACAGGGGACTCAGAACACACTTGTTTATTTccctctggctgctgcttccatGTGGGGGTGTTAAAAGGTACCTGAATTACCAGGATGGAACTTGTGGTGGCTTCTCTTCCAGTATTTCCACTCAGGTCTTGCAGAAACCTTTAGCCTGGGCTTCTCAAGATGGCCAGAGTCTGCGCTAACAGCACTGTCCACCACAGTACTCTTAGTGGGGAATGGCTCCAGGTCCCCCTCTGAATCAGAAGAGGGAGAAGACACTGCCACAGCTGCTGGTTCTTCTTGTTTTGGACCCTCCACTTCTAGAAGACATGGAGACGGCTCGCTGCTGGACTCTGCCTCTTCAGTTTCTCTCTGAAAGACCATAGACCTGGATGGAAGAGGCCACCAATCATCAACATGGGGACGGCAGCAGCAGATGCACCTTATGTATGCTGACAAACAGCATATACCATCACAGCAATAGtggaaatgtggccagcagggtaAGCCGAGCAAGCAGTGCTTGGCAAGGCTATGCACAGAACAAAGAGAAGTCAGGGCTGGTCTAGGACTGAAGGAAAAGATACAAGAATTAGTGTCCAGACTTTCTCTGGGCTTCACGCTGCTGGTGAAGGGCACGCGGATCATCTCTACAATCCTCTCCCACAGGCCAGGGGGGATCCACAGAGCCACACCTCGTGGGAGTTTCACTTTCTTGTCATTCCAGAACTTGACCATAATTTCTTCATCTTCTGAGGCTGTTGAGAGAAGAGGTAAGCAGCCATAAGCAGCTGACCTGCCTGGGCAGTGCACACACACAGATCAGGCTTTACACTTTTATGCATTTTCTAGTCCTGTCAAGTATCAGGATCAGCTATCGCCCCTCTCTCTAACAGCTCACCATAAAATATCATGGATGATGGAGTGGGCAGCTAGGGCACTGTTGGTGTGACAACAGGCCTGGCAGCGTCTTTCATCCTAATTTTTCATCAAATGAACAAGAAAATGTTGACTGAATAACTTTTGTTGTTGGCAAAGTTAGCAGTAACACTCTGAGAACAGTATTTTGGTAAGTCAGCAGAGCCTGACTGCCAGACATGGGAAAAATGAATGAGCTGTTGATATCTCCTACGCTTGGGTGGTAAAATCACTGCCAGATGTACCATTTGACATAAACAGGAGCATGGATGGGTGCTTCCTGACAGATGCCTCACTTGGATCCCCCTGGAAAAGGCCACTGTCCTTCA
This genomic interval carries:
- the C7H11orf16 gene encoding uncharacterized protein C11orf16 homolog isoform X2, whose amino-acid sequence is MAHSEGLLPTGRRFCSAMPAPGKFLCSSIVPTVSPCCRRSFIVHPARIAEPLTPQRCQWISHGLPSPGPAWRRLSASGRSVGLDSNIPVLVRGEQDGFYYHGTVKEESESERGVFLLEFAKPLVSRGRHPVCMQKTAKDDILEYVNGMKHSLLPGDKVLAPWEPDMARYGPGTILTGIETRDPLRASEDEEIMVKFWNDKKVKLPRGVALWIPPGLWERIVEMIRVPFTSSVKPRESLDTNSCIFSFSPRPALTSLCSVHSLAKHCLLGLPCWPHFHYCCDGICCLSAYIRCICCCRPHVDDWWPLPSRSMVFQRETEEAESSSEPSPCLLEVEGPKQEEPAAVAVSSPSSDSEGDLEPFPTKSTVVDSAVSADSGHLEKPRLKVSARPEWKYWKRSHHKFHPGVGSRSSTCTKGKPESKVISIVDTCHVAPGNWNAVFATTEQTPRGQLTIKEILRDEDIQPSSREEGFAALGKQRYKRARKKAESDDKHKATCVGDDKLDDADHIRRGQTEKTAKSSLATKQREI
- the C7H11orf16 gene encoding uncharacterized protein C11orf16 homolog isoform X1 — translated: MAHSEGLLPTGRRFCSAMPAPGKFLCSSIVPTVSPCCRRSFIVHPARIAEPLTPQRCQWISHGLPSPGPAWRRLSASGRSVGLDSNIPVLVRGEQDGFYYHGTVKEESESERGVFLLEFAKPLVSRGRHPVCMQKTAKDDILEYVNGMKHSLLPGDKVLAPWEPDMARYGPGTILTGIETRDPLRASEDEEIMVKFWNDKKVKLPRGVALWIPPGLWERIVEMIRVPFTSSVKPRESLDTNSCIFSFSPRPALTSLCSVHSLAKHCLLGLPCWPHFHYCCDGICCLSAYIRCICCCRPHVDDWWPLPSRSMVFQRETEEAESSSEPSPCLLEVEGPKQEEPAAVAVSSPSSDSEGDLEPFPTKSTVVDSAVSADSGHLEKPRLKVSARPEWKYWKRSHHKFHPGNSGVGSRSSTCTKGKPESKVISIVDTCHVAPGNWNAVFATTEQTPRGQLTIKEILRDEDIQPSSREEGFAALGKQRYKRARKKAESDDKHKATCVGDDKLDDADHIRRGQTEKTAKSSLATKQREI